A genomic window from Salmo salar chromosome ssa23, Ssal_v3.1, whole genome shotgun sequence includes:
- the LOC106584167 gene encoding 60S ribosomal protein L5 — MGFVKVVKNKSYFKRYQVKFRRRREGKTDYFARKRLVIQDKNKYNTPKYRMIVRFSNRDIVCQIAYAKIEGDMIVCAAYSHELPKYGIAVGLTNYAAAYCTGLLLARRLLNKFGLDKVYEGQVEVTGDEFNVESIDGQPGAFTCYLDAGLARTSTGNKVFGALKGAVDGGLSIPHSTKRFPGYDAESKEFNAEVHRKHIMGVNVSEYMSYLMEEDEDAYKKQFSRFIKNGVAPDKVEEMYKKAHAGIRENPVHEKKPKKEVKKKRWNRAKLSLAQRKDRVAQKKASFLRAQEQEAADS, encoded by the exons ATG GGTTTTGTGAAAGTGGTGAAGAATAAGTCCTACTTCAAGAGGTACCAGGTCaaattcaggaggaggagag AGGGAAAGACCGACTACTTTGCCCGTAAGCGCCTGGTCATCCAAGATAAGAACAAGTACAACACACCAAAGTACAGGATGATCGTCCGCTTCTCCAACCGGGATATCGTCTGCCAg ATTGCCTATGCCAAGATTGAGGGGGACATGATCGTGTGCGCCGCCTACTCCCACGAGCTGCCCAAATACGGGATCGCCGTGGGACTAACTAACTACGCAGCAGCCTACTGCACTGGTCTGCTGCTGGCCCGCAGG CTGCTGAACAAGTTTGGCCTGGACAAGGTGTACGAGGGCCAGGTGGAGGTGACTGGAGATGAGTTCAACGTAGAGAGTATTGATGGTCAGCCAGGTGCATTCACCTGCTACCTAGATGCAGGGCTCGCCAGAACCAGCACTGGCAACAAGGTGTTCGGGGCCCTGAAGGGGGCTGTGGATGGTGGCCTGTCCATCCCTCACAG CACTAAGCGCTTCCCTGGGTATGACGCTGAGAGCAAAGAGTTCAATGCAGAGGTCCACCGCAAGCACATCATGGGCGTCAATGTGTCGGAGTACATGAGCTACCtgatggaggaggatgaggatgctTACAAGAAGCAGTTCTCCCGCTTCATCAAGAATGGCGTTGCCCCCGACAAG GTTGAGGAAATGTATAAAAAGGCCCACGCTGGAATTCGTGAGAACCCAGTCCATGAAAAGAAACCTAAGAAAGAAGTCAAGAAGaagag GTGGAACCGTGCCAAGCTCTCTCTGGCCCAGAGGAAAGACCGCGTTGCCCAGAAGAAGGCCAGCTTCCTCCGGGCTCAGGAACAGGAGGCTGCCGACAGCTAA